From Camelina sativa cultivar DH55 chromosome 20, Cs, whole genome shotgun sequence, the proteins below share one genomic window:
- the LOC104770572 gene encoding protein FANTASTIC FOUR 3, whose protein sequence is MAAYGSFHRIFENPRQNNSTKSLLDTLSSTSPWNPSKGLHLTTDHHDETPPPFTEIFGELHFRETSHSSYEKNSTENSSLQLCTEGLGSESYYGLEDEKVNGKGEEEVDDEMIQVKGKDEGSSYEEEWEPRGKERREYPPAMTRMSFKTYRKEGRLVLEEVRIPRREFLRASREDGRLKLKLVQPEDDDHDELEEENEKDKHEEEQ, encoded by the coding sequence ATGGCTGCCTATGGAAGCTTTCACCGAATATTCGAGAACCCAAGACAAAACAACTCTACAAAGTCGCTTCTTGATACTCTCTCCTCTACTTCACCTTGGAACCCAAGCAAAGGGCTCCACCTCACCACCGACCACCACGACGAAACGCCGCCTCCGTTTACAGAGATATTCGGTGAGCTTCATTTCAGGGAAACATCCCACTCTTCTTACGAGAAAAACTCGACCGAGAACAGCAGTCTACAGCTGTGTACTGAAGGTCTAGGGTCAGAGAGCTATTACGGCTTGGAAGACGAAAAAGTCAACggtaaaggagaagaagaagttgatgacGAGATGATTCAAGTGAAGGGTAAAGATGAGGGAAGCAGCTATGAAGAAGAGTGGGAACCACGAGGGAAGGAACGTAGAGAGTATCCTCCGGCGATGACGAGGATGAGCTTCAAGACGTATAGGAAAGAAGGGAGGCTTGTGTTGGAAGAAGTTAGGATTCCGAGGAGAGAGTTTCTACGAGCCAGCCGTGAAGATGGTCGACTCAAGTTGAAGTTGGTTCAACCTGAGGATGACGACCATGACGAATTagaggaagaaaatgaaaaagataagCATGAAGAAGAGCAATAA